One segment of Pseudodesulfovibrio sp. 5S69 DNA contains the following:
- a CDS encoding metal-sensitive transcriptional regulator, whose product MDEHLSAEEQALKKNVLSRMKRIEGQVRGIQGMIESGKECQDILVQVRAVRSALQSANKLILKRYLLRCYAESVESGQDSKESLDKFISVVTGFIEG is encoded by the coding sequence ATGGACGAGCACCTGAGCGCCGAGGAACAGGCCCTGAAGAAAAACGTGTTGTCCCGTATGAAACGCATCGAAGGACAGGTGCGCGGCATCCAGGGCATGATCGAATCCGGCAAGGAGTGCCAGGACATCCTGGTCCAGGTGCGGGCCGTGCGTTCCGCCCTGCAGTCGGCCAACAAGCTGATCCTCAAGCGCTACCTGCTCAGGTGCTACGCCGAGTCCGTGGAGAGCGGCCAGGATTCCAAGGAGTCCCTGGACAAATTCATCTCCGTGGTCACCGGCTTCATCGAAGGCTGA